One genomic region from Limibacillus halophilus encodes:
- a CDS encoding NADH-quinone oxidoreductase subunit M codes for MQGWPILSLVTFLPLVGAAFILFVRGDEEVVARNARYVALWTSLITFALSLFLWFDFERGTAEFQFVERIEWLPTFGIAYKVGVDGISVLFVLLSTLLTPLCVLASWESITKRVKEYMIAFLVLETMMVGMFCALDFITFYIFFEAVLIPMFLIIGVWGGQRRVYAAFKFFLYTLAGSVLMLLAILAIYLETGTTDIPTLLTSRIPFDMQIWLWLAFFASFAVKVPMWPVHTWLPDAHVEAPTAGSVILAGVLLKMGAYGFLRFSLPMLPEASQFFMPLIFTLSIVAVIYTSLVALAQEDMKKLIAYSSVAHMGFVTVGIFVVNQQGLEGAIFQMLSHGVVSAALFLVVGVVYDRLHTREVSRYGGLAETMPAYALIFMAFMLGSVGLPGTSGFVGEFLVIVGAFQHNTWVALLTASGMVLGAAYMLYLYRRVIFGKLTKEDLKSLADLSWREQAVFAPLLVIMLWMGVYPASFLDIMSASVENLISNYELALAGSDAPRLAAVFGLN; via the coding sequence ATGCAAGGTTGGCCAATTCTTTCGCTAGTAACCTTCCTGCCGCTGGTAGGGGCTGCTTTCATCCTGTTTGTGCGGGGTGATGAAGAGGTTGTTGCGCGCAACGCCCGTTATGTCGCGCTCTGGACATCACTTATCACGTTTGCCTTGTCGCTCTTCCTTTGGTTCGATTTCGAACGAGGCACTGCCGAGTTTCAGTTTGTCGAACGCATTGAATGGTTGCCGACCTTTGGTATCGCCTACAAGGTTGGAGTCGACGGTATTTCGGTGCTCTTCGTGTTGTTGTCGACCCTGCTGACGCCGCTTTGCGTGTTGGCGAGTTGGGAATCGATCACAAAGCGCGTTAAGGAGTACATGATCGCCTTCCTGGTTCTGGAAACCATGATGGTGGGCATGTTCTGCGCACTCGACTTCATCACCTTCTACATTTTCTTTGAGGCCGTGCTGATTCCGATGTTCCTGATCATCGGTGTTTGGGGCGGTCAGCGCCGTGTGTACGCCGCCTTTAAGTTTTTTCTCTATACGCTGGCGGGTTCGGTGTTGATGCTGCTGGCAATTCTCGCGATTTATCTGGAAACCGGGACCACAGATATTCCAACCTTGCTGACAAGTCGCATTCCTTTCGACATGCAGATCTGGTTGTGGCTGGCCTTCTTCGCTTCCTTTGCCGTCAAAGTGCCGATGTGGCCGGTTCATACCTGGTTGCCGGACGCCCACGTGGAGGCACCGACGGCAGGCTCTGTCATTCTGGCAGGCGTGCTCTTGAAGATGGGTGCTTATGGGTTCCTGCGCTTCTCCTTGCCGATGTTACCAGAGGCCAGCCAATTCTTCATGCCGTTGATCTTTACCCTTTCCATCGTCGCCGTGATTTACACATCACTGGTTGCCTTGGCACAGGAAGACATGAAAAAGCTGATTGCCTACTCGTCAGTCGCGCACATGGGTTTCGTGACGGTCGGCATTTTCGTGGTCAATCAACAGGGCCTTGAAGGCGCTATTTTCCAGATGCTTTCGCATGGTGTGGTCTCGGCGGCTCTCTTCCTCGTCGTCGGTGTCGTCTATGATCGTTTGCACACGCGCGAAGTTTCCCGCTACGGCGGTCTTGCGGAAACGATGCCGGCGTATGCACTAATTTTTATGGCTTTCATGCTTGGTTCCGTGGGGCTGCCGGGCACGTCTGGCTTTGTTGGCGAGTTCCTGGTCATCGTCGGCGCTTTCCAGCACAACACCTGGGTCGCGCTGTTGACGGCAAGCGGCATGGTGCTGGGTGCGGCCTACATGCTCTATCTCTATCGCCGCGTTATCTTCGGCAAGTTGACCAAGGAGGATCTAAAGAGCCTCGCCGACCTAAGTTGGCGTGAGCAGGCAGTCTTTGCGCCACTTCTGGTCATCATGCTGTGGATGGGTGTCTATCCGGCGAGTTTCCTCGACATCATGTCGGCTTCGGTGGAAAACCTGATCTCTAATTACGAGCTGGCGCTGGCCGGGAGCGATGCGCCCCGCCTTGCTGCCGTGTTCGGCCTAAACTGA
- the nuoN gene encoding NADH-quinone oxidoreductase subunit NuoN has translation MIADLELTRALPELFLAVASMGLLMLGVFHKKGTADTTLWPSVGVLTLALLLLWFQPEPAGLAFNGLFVIDGFATFMKSLVLIGAIGAMFLSLRYVAEQGMDRFEFPVLLVLSSLGMLMMISAGNLMSLYVGLELQSLALYVVAAFRRDSQRSTEAGLKYFILGALSSAMLLYGCSLVYGFAGATDFVVLANVFEAAAASGEAPSLGLIIGVVFVMAGLAFKISAVPFHMWTPDVYEGAPTAVTAFFATAPKVAAMALFVRVLIGPFGDLIDQWQQIVIFISIASMTLGAFAAIQQTNIKRLMAYSSIGHMGYALVGLAAGSEQGVQGIMIYMAIYLVMNLGTFAVILSMRHQGRMLEGIDDLRGLSKTNPMVALAMAIFMFSMAGIPPLAGFFGKLYVFMAAINAELYTLAVIGVLASVVGAFYYLRIIKLMYFDEPVESLDEPPGRPLGLVLLATAVAIVFFFVVPGPLVETAGSAAASLFAG, from the coding sequence ATGATTGCCGACCTCGAACTAACTCGCGCCCTTCCGGAATTGTTCCTGGCAGTTGCCTCAATGGGGCTATTGATGCTGGGCGTTTTCCACAAAAAGGGAACAGCAGATACGACGCTCTGGCCATCCGTGGGCGTTCTCACTTTGGCTTTGTTGCTGTTGTGGTTTCAGCCGGAACCGGCGGGGCTCGCCTTCAACGGCCTGTTCGTGATTGATGGCTTTGCGACGTTCATGAAGTCGCTGGTGTTGATTGGCGCGATTGGCGCGATGTTCCTGTCACTTCGATACGTGGCGGAGCAGGGCATGGACCGCTTCGAGTTCCCAGTACTACTCGTCCTTTCCAGCCTTGGCATGCTGATGATGATTTCTGCCGGCAATTTAATGTCGCTCTATGTCGGTCTGGAGCTTCAGTCGCTGGCGCTGTACGTGGTTGCCGCCTTTCGGCGTGACAGCCAGCGGTCGACCGAGGCGGGCTTGAAGTACTTTATTCTGGGCGCCCTTTCGTCGGCAATGCTGCTCTACGGCTGCTCTCTGGTATATGGCTTTGCAGGCGCGACTGATTTCGTCGTGCTCGCCAATGTCTTTGAGGCGGCTGCCGCCTCTGGTGAAGCACCCTCCCTCGGCCTGATCATCGGTGTGGTCTTCGTCATGGCGGGTTTGGCTTTCAAGATTTCCGCCGTGCCTTTCCATATGTGGACACCTGACGTTTATGAAGGCGCGCCCACAGCGGTTACGGCTTTCTTTGCGACCGCGCCGAAGGTAGCGGCGATGGCACTGTTCGTGCGTGTCTTGATTGGGCCTTTTGGCGATTTGATCGACCAGTGGCAGCAGATCGTAATTTTCATTTCCATCGCTTCGATGACTCTTGGCGCTTTTGCGGCGATACAGCAGACCAACATCAAGCGTCTGATGGCTTATTCCTCTATTGGACATATGGGCTACGCACTGGTGGGGCTTGCTGCGGGCAGCGAGCAGGGTGTCCAGGGGATCATGATCTATATGGCGATCTATCTGGTCATGAACCTGGGAACCTTCGCGGTGATCTTGTCTATGCGTCATCAAGGCCGCATGTTGGAGGGAATCGACGACTTACGGGGGCTTTCCAAGACCAATCCAATGGTGGCGCTTGCAATGGCGATTTTCATGTTTTCCATGGCTGGAATTCCGCCGCTGGCGGGCTTCTTCGGAAAGCTGTATGTCTTTATGGCCGCGATCAATGCTGAGCTTTACACACTCGCGGTGATTGGTGTTCTGGCATCAGTCGTAGGAGCCTTTTACTACCTTCGAATCATCAAGCTCATGTACTTTGATGAGCCTGTCGAAAGTCTAGATGAACCGCCGGGAAGGCCACTGGGACTGGTGTTGCTGGCGACTGCTGTGGCAATAGTCTTCTTCTTCGTTGTTCCGGGGCCGTTGGTTGAAACCGCGGGTAGCGCAGCAGCTTCACTCTTTGCCGGCTGA